In one window of Gouania willdenowi chromosome 8, fGouWil2.1, whole genome shotgun sequence DNA:
- the snx8a gene encoding sorting nexin-8a isoform X3, translating into MSAEINEELPKPHLGEPKDLSSLRMQPVQENVLTLSLTLDKILARDTVQVELIPEKKGLFLKHVEYQVTSQHYKISVYRRYTDFDVFHEVLLQRFAYRVVPALPPKRMLKVLTNVSEREFIEGRRRALCRFLNLVARHPFFSEDELVKTFLTFSGSDVQIKLRDSYKRTRDEFMTNRIATQSKEYLPSDIQAQFSTSREMIRNIHNSFQKLRDRAEKMAERSKENATDLLMFGRELSTLGSDSSSLPSMASSQSTWGTLRQALKSLSVEFAVLSDKAAQQGRREEDDVVEKLNLFLDLLQSYRDLCERHEKGVLHEHQRALHKYGVMKRQMMSATVQPKEQASVEQLESRIIQQENAIQTMELRNYFSLFCLHQETQLIFAYLPITSHILGSFVNSQVQGHREMGEVWNELQPKLSCLFAENNGLKSI; encoded by the exons ATGTCAGCAGAGATCAATGAAG AGTTGCCTAAGCCTCATCTTGGAGAGCCAAAAGATCTGAGCAGTTTGAGGATGCAGCCGGTTCAGGAGAATGTGCTGACCTTGTCGCTGACGCTGGACAAAATCCTGGCCCGCGACACTGTGCAGGTGGAGCTTATACCTGAGAAGAAGGGACTGTTTCTAAAACACGTGGAGTACCAGGTCACCAGCCAG CATTATAAAATATCCGTTTACCGACGCTACACCGATTTTGACGTCTTCCATGAAGTTTTGCTGCAGAGGTTTGCTTACAGAGTGGTGCCAGCACTGCCACCGAAAAGGATGTTAAAGG TTCTGACCAACGTGTCTGAGCGGGAGTTCATAGAGGGAAGGAGACGTGCCCTTTGCAGATTCCTTAACTTAGTGGCTCGCCATCCGTTTTTCTCAGAGGACGAGCTGGTGAAGACCTTCCTCACCTTTAGTGGCTCC GATGTTCAGATCAAGCTCCGTGACTCTTATAAGAGGACGAGGGATGAGTTCATGACTAACAGAATCGCAACCCAGTCAAAG GAATACCTTCCATCTGACATTCAGGCTCAGTTTTCCACAAGTCGGGAAATGATCCGAAACATTCACAACAGCTTCCAGAAGTTGAGGGACAGAGCGGAGAAGATGGCCGAGCGCTCAAAGGAGAACGCCACTGACCTCCTCATGTTTGGCAGAGAGCTGAG TACGCTGGGCTCGGACTCTTCGTCTCTTCCCTCCATGGCGTCGTCACAGAGCACCTGGGGGACCCTTCGTCAGGCCCTGAAAAGCCTGTCTGTGGAGTTTGCTGTGCTGTCTGACAAAGCTGCTCAGCAG GGCAGACGAGAGGAAGATGATGTTGTGGAGAAGCTGAATCTTTTCCTGGATTTGCTGCAGTCGTACAGA gatctctgcgaGCGCCATGAGAAAGGCGTCCTGCACGAGCACCAGCGAGCGCTGCACAAGTACGGTGTGATGAAGAGGCAGATGATGAGCGCCACGGTGCAACCCAAAGAGCAGGCGTCCGTAGAGCAGCTGGAATCCCGCATTATTCAG caagAGAATGCCATCCAGACCATGGAGCTACGAAACTACTTCTCCCTGTTCTGCCTTCATCAAGAGACGCAGCTCATCTTCGCCTACCTGCCCATCACATCCCACATTCTGGGATCCTTCGTTAACTCCCAGGTCCAAGGACACAGAGAG atgGGAGAGGTGTGGAATGAACTGCAGCCAAAACtcagttgtctttttgctgAAAATAACGGATTGAAGTCCATCTGA
- the snx8a gene encoding sorting nexin-8a isoform X2 has translation MKIVKHVDSVDGFLSKLSFYKALALIALAQQGKTPSPKLLENCILELPKPHLGEPKDLSSLRMQPVQENVLTLSLTLDKILARDTVQVELIPEKKGLFLKHVEYQVTSQHYKISVYRRYTDFDVFHEVLLQRFAYRVVPALPPKRMLKVLTNVSEREFIEGRRRALCRFLNLVARHPFFSEDELVKTFLTFSGSDVQIKLRDSYKRTRDEFMTNRIATQSKEYLPSDIQAQFSTSREMIRNIHNSFQKLRDRAEKMAERSKENATDLLMFGRELSTLGSDSSSLPSMASSQSTWGTLRQALKSLSVEFAVLSDKAAQQGRREEDDVVEKLNLFLDLLQSYRDLCERHEKGVLHEHQRALHKYGVMKRQMMSATVQPKEQASVEQLESRIIQQENAIQTMELRNYFSLFCLHQETQLIFAYLPITSHILGSFVNSQVQGHREMGEVWNELQPKLSCLFAENNGLKSI, from the exons ATGAAG ATTGTGAAGCATGTTGACTCTGTGGACGGGTTTCTGAGCAAGTTGTCCTTTTATAAAGCACTGGCTTTGATTGCTCTCGCCCAGCAAGGAAAGACCCCCAGCCCCAAGCTCCTGGAGAACTGCATTCTGG AGTTGCCTAAGCCTCATCTTGGAGAGCCAAAAGATCTGAGCAGTTTGAGGATGCAGCCGGTTCAGGAGAATGTGCTGACCTTGTCGCTGACGCTGGACAAAATCCTGGCCCGCGACACTGTGCAGGTGGAGCTTATACCTGAGAAGAAGGGACTGTTTCTAAAACACGTGGAGTACCAGGTCACCAGCCAG CATTATAAAATATCCGTTTACCGACGCTACACCGATTTTGACGTCTTCCATGAAGTTTTGCTGCAGAGGTTTGCTTACAGAGTGGTGCCAGCACTGCCACCGAAAAGGATGTTAAAGG TTCTGACCAACGTGTCTGAGCGGGAGTTCATAGAGGGAAGGAGACGTGCCCTTTGCAGATTCCTTAACTTAGTGGCTCGCCATCCGTTTTTCTCAGAGGACGAGCTGGTGAAGACCTTCCTCACCTTTAGTGGCTCC GATGTTCAGATCAAGCTCCGTGACTCTTATAAGAGGACGAGGGATGAGTTCATGACTAACAGAATCGCAACCCAGTCAAAG GAATACCTTCCATCTGACATTCAGGCTCAGTTTTCCACAAGTCGGGAAATGATCCGAAACATTCACAACAGCTTCCAGAAGTTGAGGGACAGAGCGGAGAAGATGGCCGAGCGCTCAAAGGAGAACGCCACTGACCTCCTCATGTTTGGCAGAGAGCTGAG TACGCTGGGCTCGGACTCTTCGTCTCTTCCCTCCATGGCGTCGTCACAGAGCACCTGGGGGACCCTTCGTCAGGCCCTGAAAAGCCTGTCTGTGGAGTTTGCTGTGCTGTCTGACAAAGCTGCTCAGCAG GGCAGACGAGAGGAAGATGATGTTGTGGAGAAGCTGAATCTTTTCCTGGATTTGCTGCAGTCGTACAGA gatctctgcgaGCGCCATGAGAAAGGCGTCCTGCACGAGCACCAGCGAGCGCTGCACAAGTACGGTGTGATGAAGAGGCAGATGATGAGCGCCACGGTGCAACCCAAAGAGCAGGCGTCCGTAGAGCAGCTGGAATCCCGCATTATTCAG caagAGAATGCCATCCAGACCATGGAGCTACGAAACTACTTCTCCCTGTTCTGCCTTCATCAAGAGACGCAGCTCATCTTCGCCTACCTGCCCATCACATCCCACATTCTGGGATCCTTCGTTAACTCCCAGGTCCAAGGACACAGAGAG atgGGAGAGGTGTGGAATGAACTGCAGCCAAAACtcagttgtctttttgctgAAAATAACGGATTGAAGTCCATCTGA
- the nudt1 gene encoding oxidized purine nucleoside triphosphate hydrolase, with protein MLTSKLLTLVMVVEPHRVLLGMKKRGFGAGRWNGFGGKVQPGETIEKAARRELEEESGLTVDALEKVGNIKFEFVGETELMDVHVFRADGYNGEPTESDEMRPQWFEKDQIPFSQMWPDDIMWFPLLLQNKKFLGYFKFQGHDVILSHKLEEVEAL; from the exons ATGCTGACATCCAAACTGTTGACGTTGGTTATGGTGGTAGAACCGCACCGCGTGCTGCTCGGTATGAAGAAAAGAGGCTTCGGGGCCGGGAGGTGGAACGGGTTCGGGGGCAAAGTTCAACCTGGGGAAACCATTGAAAAAGCTGCAAGAAG AGAACTGGAAGAGGAAAGTGGACTCACAGTGGACGCACTGGAGAAGGTCGGAAATATCAAGTTTGAATTTGTTGGTGAAACGGAGCTGATGGATGTCCATGTTTTCCGAGCAGACGGTTATAACGGTGAACCAACGGAATCTGACG AAATGAGGCCCCAGTGGTTTGAAAAGGACCAAATCCCTTTCAGTCAGATGTGGCCTGATGATATCATGTGGTTCCCTCTGCTGCTCCAGAATAAGAAGTTTTTAGGATACTTCAAGTTTCAGGGTCACGACGTGATTCTCAGCCACAagctggaggaggtggaggCGCTCTGA
- the snx8a gene encoding sorting nexin-8a isoform X1 produces MSAEINEGSVPSYYRDVHEAIRCRTDERVQLQVFQRLLLRTDLSEAALNQIVKHVDSVDGFLSKLSFYKALALIALAQQGKTPSPKLLENCILELPKPHLGEPKDLSSLRMQPVQENVLTLSLTLDKILARDTVQVELIPEKKGLFLKHVEYQVTSQHYKISVYRRYTDFDVFHEVLLQRFAYRVVPALPPKRMLKVLTNVSEREFIEGRRRALCRFLNLVARHPFFSEDELVKTFLTFSGSDVQIKLRDSYKRTRDEFMTNRIATQSKEYLPSDIQAQFSTSREMIRNIHNSFQKLRDRAEKMAERSKENATDLLMFGRELSTLGSDSSSLPSMASSQSTWGTLRQALKSLSVEFAVLSDKAAQQGRREEDDVVEKLNLFLDLLQSYRDLCERHEKGVLHEHQRALHKYGVMKRQMMSATVQPKEQASVEQLESRIIQQENAIQTMELRNYFSLFCLHQETQLIFAYLPITSHILGSFVNSQVQGHREMGEVWNELQPKLSCLFAENNGLKSI; encoded by the exons ATGTCAGCAGAGATCAATGAAG GCTCAGTTCCCTCCTATTACAGAGACGTGCACGAGGCCATTCGCTGCAGGACAGACGAGAGAGTGCAACTGCAAGTTTTTCAGAGACTGCTTTTAAGGACTGATCTGTCTGAAGCAGCTCTAAACCAG ATTGTGAAGCATGTTGACTCTGTGGACGGGTTTCTGAGCAAGTTGTCCTTTTATAAAGCACTGGCTTTGATTGCTCTCGCCCAGCAAGGAAAGACCCCCAGCCCCAAGCTCCTGGAGAACTGCATTCTGG AGTTGCCTAAGCCTCATCTTGGAGAGCCAAAAGATCTGAGCAGTTTGAGGATGCAGCCGGTTCAGGAGAATGTGCTGACCTTGTCGCTGACGCTGGACAAAATCCTGGCCCGCGACACTGTGCAGGTGGAGCTTATACCTGAGAAGAAGGGACTGTTTCTAAAACACGTGGAGTACCAGGTCACCAGCCAG CATTATAAAATATCCGTTTACCGACGCTACACCGATTTTGACGTCTTCCATGAAGTTTTGCTGCAGAGGTTTGCTTACAGAGTGGTGCCAGCACTGCCACCGAAAAGGATGTTAAAGG TTCTGACCAACGTGTCTGAGCGGGAGTTCATAGAGGGAAGGAGACGTGCCCTTTGCAGATTCCTTAACTTAGTGGCTCGCCATCCGTTTTTCTCAGAGGACGAGCTGGTGAAGACCTTCCTCACCTTTAGTGGCTCC GATGTTCAGATCAAGCTCCGTGACTCTTATAAGAGGACGAGGGATGAGTTCATGACTAACAGAATCGCAACCCAGTCAAAG GAATACCTTCCATCTGACATTCAGGCTCAGTTTTCCACAAGTCGGGAAATGATCCGAAACATTCACAACAGCTTCCAGAAGTTGAGGGACAGAGCGGAGAAGATGGCCGAGCGCTCAAAGGAGAACGCCACTGACCTCCTCATGTTTGGCAGAGAGCTGAG TACGCTGGGCTCGGACTCTTCGTCTCTTCCCTCCATGGCGTCGTCACAGAGCACCTGGGGGACCCTTCGTCAGGCCCTGAAAAGCCTGTCTGTGGAGTTTGCTGTGCTGTCTGACAAAGCTGCTCAGCAG GGCAGACGAGAGGAAGATGATGTTGTGGAGAAGCTGAATCTTTTCCTGGATTTGCTGCAGTCGTACAGA gatctctgcgaGCGCCATGAGAAAGGCGTCCTGCACGAGCACCAGCGAGCGCTGCACAAGTACGGTGTGATGAAGAGGCAGATGATGAGCGCCACGGTGCAACCCAAAGAGCAGGCGTCCGTAGAGCAGCTGGAATCCCGCATTATTCAG caagAGAATGCCATCCAGACCATGGAGCTACGAAACTACTTCTCCCTGTTCTGCCTTCATCAAGAGACGCAGCTCATCTTCGCCTACCTGCCCATCACATCCCACATTCTGGGATCCTTCGTTAACTCCCAGGTCCAAGGACACAGAGAG atgGGAGAGGTGTGGAATGAACTGCAGCCAAAACtcagttgtctttttgctgAAAATAACGGATTGAAGTCCATCTGA